From one Labeo rohita strain BAU-BD-2019 chromosome 8, IGBB_LRoh.1.0, whole genome shotgun sequence genomic stretch:
- the unm_hu7912 gene encoding apical junction component 1 homolog encodes MKTETPTEGENNGGPFKMTRTDPPDILTSTLYQDIKIGPNCGLPQYSGSSKRCDSQMVGPLDQNFETINKRHCRSFDFIESLDDPKDFPSSMEYPYRSDQQTVSKDAVWNGIGQQGHLRFSSPDLFNSRLSHQQISTDKNEAARTSIHGKPRSKSAPRVRATLTPVPITVSPPATTRRRSPVDPQKRSESLPNREPSHSTRALVNEVHPIKLQPHTPLYVSDCFEESRQEKQANTPHVRCRVDIKPDASVLQHTARKMPTHRSNVPWQLSSTSGIRNVSFPNQMSTSRTPTPSECYNMDYRQAYQYPNSLSGSYVQSGEIPFGRTSPRDPREYRTLSNPNIPTKFFYTDDPCRYPAHQPSRAYYQDDQYSINSSNSQNPSISSQYVLDPRTRWVHTLPVRSYYADSHREPLDPFYGRPYSVSEPGPYYISTPQSETYFQEDPRAYAFPSEPSKMFYTRPCHYPADLHIPMRAYHTEGRRRPRMSQVFSDDWNRSSIATYSSQYASSQATPQRVPSISPWYPNDFTEPSRLGADVRNYSKSWDNIIIPHMDREHGVSRGRSYENLLHHGRPGAPSNNTQQPVIVNLSSSPRRYAALSLSENCLEKCAGDRQNTARGQWFVTPEITITDNDIRAANNNKRDGGTSSWNTQNTGRCQTTNLHNLPRQANPAESAERKNNNYSLQQSLEQLDELLADLVIDYKPQNSRRPSKDLIDQLKQLIQDDETKEGKRDVDQEDSGLLNTQTDSSKTSPDTFKDPDSGCEGFPRSVEDVSLNHIAEEDDTMVCSNRKCLRKDTTFNACLYFKSCHSCYTYYCSRNCRREDWDTHKENCLYGRISSVCRHILKHCRENSDVHKAFSRIARVGYLSRGRGVLFLGFPNPGCADNFVQVGLDSLTISPTYLSLRELDSFKDNLGQYCKELQNAGKEYDPTECFLLNVSIAVGDLVPKIPSPKLQMPTVRKYAKVSLASSSPDKKIFKKECEMETLILTPPPGTSDIDKEGQEGRKAREICFINIQRELRTRGVFLRHEFPQIYNQLCEFVESNKRFTPTTIYPIDKRTGKQFMCMIMAASEPRMLDWVGAPHLLDDII; translated from the coding sequence GAGACACCCACTGAGGGGGAAAATAACGGGGGTCCATTTAAGATGACACGGACGGATCCCCCTGACATATTAACATCAACTTTGTATCAAGACATAAAAATTGGCCCTAACTGCGGTCTCCCACAGTATTCTGGATCTTCTAAGCGATGTGATTCCCAAATGGTTGGCCCACTGGATCAAAACTTTGAAACCATTAACAAAAGACACTGCCGTAGCTTTGACTTCATTGAGTCGCTGGATGACCCAAAGGACTTTCCCTCGTCCATGGAGTATCCTTACAGGTCTGATCAGCAAACAGTAAGTAAGGATGCAGTCTGGAATGGCATTGGACAGCAGGGACACTTACGCTTTTCCTCACCGGATCTGTTCAACTCAAGACTATCCCATCAACAGATCAGCACAGACAAAAACGAGGCAGCAAGGACTAGCATTCATGGCAAGCCTCGCTCCAAAAGTGCTCCGAGGGTTCGAGCCACCCTGACCCCTGTACCCATCACAGTTTCTCCACCTGCAACTACGAGGCGTCGATCTCCAGTGGACCCCCAGAAGAGATCTGAAAGTTTGCCCAATCGAGAACCCTCCCATTCAACCAGGGCTTTAGTTAATGAGGTTCATCCAATCAAGTTACAACCTCACACACCCCTCTATGTTTCTGATTGTTTTGAGGAGAGTAGACAGGAGAAACAAGCTAACACTCCCCACGTCAGATGCCGTGTTGATATTAAACCAGACGCCTCAGTTCTCCAGCACACTGCACGGAAGATGCCTACTCACAGGAGTAATGTTCCCTGGCAGCTTTCCTCGACATCAGGGATCAGGAACGTCTCATTTCCAAACCAGATGTCCACCTCTAGAACACCTACTCCTAGTGAGTGTTACAACATGGACTACAGGCAAGCATATCAATACCCCAACAGCTTGTCCGGTAGTTACGTTCAATCTGGAGAGATCCCATTTGGAAGGACTTCTCCTAGAGACCCAAGGGAGTACAGAACCTTGTCCAATCCCAACATCCCAACCAAGTTCTTCTACACAGACGATCCCTGCAGGTATCCAGCTCACCAACCGAGTAGGGCATATTATCAGGATGACCAGTACAGTATTAACAGCAGCAACAGCCAAAATCCATCCATTAGTAGTCAGTATGTACTCGACCCAAGGACTCGCTGGGTTCATACGTTGCCTGTGCGTTCATACTATGCAGATTCCCATCGTGAACCCTTGGATCCGTTCTACGGTAGACCGTATTCAGTAAGTGAGCCAGGACCATACTACATATCCACCCCTCAGAGTGAAACATACTTTCAGGAGGATCCAAGAGCTTATGCCTTTCCCTCTGAGCCCTCAAAGATGTTTTATACACGGCCTTGCCATTACCCAGCAGATTTACACATTCCTATGAGAGCATATCATACGGAGGGACGGCGACGGCCACGTATGTCCCAGGTCTTTTCAGATGACTGGAACCGCTCAAGCATTGCCACATATTCCAGTCAGTACGCATCCTCACAGGCCACTCCTCAACGAGTGCCATCGATAAGCCCGTGGTATCCCAATGACTTTACCGAGCCAAGTCGTTTAGGAGCAGATGTCCGGAACTACTCAAAATCCTGGGATAACATTATTATCCCTCATATGGACAGAGAACATGGTGTTTCACGAGGCAGGAGCTATGAGAACCTTCTCCATCACGGAAGGCCAGGAGCTCCTTCGAATAACACTCAACAACCGGTTATTGTGAACCTTTCTAGTTCACCCAGAAGGTACGCTGCCTTGTCCCTCTCTGAAAACTGTCTAGAAAAATGTGCCGGTGACAGACAAAACACTGCGAGGGGGCAATGGTTTGTAACCCCGGAGATAACAATTACTGACAATGACATTCGAGCAGCAAATAACAACAAGAGGGATGGGGGAACTAGCAGCTGGAATACCCAAAATACAGGGCGATGTCAAACTACAAACTTGCACAACTTACCGAGACAAGCAAACCCAGCAGAATCCGCAGAGAGGAAGAACAATAATTACTCCCTGCAGCAAAGCCTCGAACAGCTTGATGAGCTCCTAGCCGACCTAGTCATTGATTATAAACCTCAAAATAGCAGAAGACCAAGCAAGGATCTGATAGACCAACTCAAACAATTGATTCAAGATGACGAGACCAAAGAAGGAAAGCGGGACGTAGATCAAGAGGATTCCGGACTCttgaacacacaaacagactCTTCAAAGACCAGCCCAGACACATTTAAAGACCCAGACAGCGGTTGCGAGGGTTTTCCGAGGAGTGTTGAGGATGTCTCTTTGAACCATATTGCAGAGGAGGATGACACTATGGTATGCTCCAACAGGAAGTGCTTACGCAAAGACACTACATTCAATGCCTGCTTGTACTTCAAGTCCTGCCACAGCTGTTACACCTACTACTGCTCCAGAAACTGTAGGCGAGAAGACTGGGACACGCATAAGGAAAACTGTCTTTATGGACGCATTAGTAGTGTTTGCAGACACATACTGAAACACTGTAGAGAAAACTCGGACGTTCATAAAGCTTTCTCGCGCATTGCTAGGGTAGGGTATCTATCCCGTGGGAGAGGAGTTCTGTTCTTGGGTTTTCCGAACCCTGGGTGTGCAGATAACTTTGTTCAAGTTGGACTTGACAGTCTTACCATCTCTCCAACATATCTGTCCCTTCGAGAATTGGACAGCTTCAAAGACAACCTTGGGCAATACTGCAAAGAGTTGCAGAATGCAGGCAAGGAATATGACCCCACTGAATGTTTCCTCCTGAATGTATCCATTGCTGTTGGAGACCTAGTGCCTAAAATTCCCTCACCCAAATTACAAATGCCAACAGTTCGCAAGTACGCCAAGGTCTCATTGGCCTCCTCAAGCCCAGATAAGAAAATCTTTAAGAAAGAATGTGAAATGGAGACTTTGATTCTCACCCCACCCCCTGGGACATCTGACATCGACAAAGAGGGCCAGGAGGGCAGGAAAGCGAGAGAGATTTGTTTCATTAACATTCAACGGGAGCTTCGTACCCGGGGTGTATTCCTCCGCCACGAGTTTCCACAAATATACAACCAGCTTTGTGAGTTTGTCGAGAGCAACAAAAGGTTCACCCCCACCACCATCTATCCCATTGACAAGAGGACCGGAAAGCAGTTCATGTGTATGATCATGGCAGCGTCTGAACCGAGGATGCTCGATTGGGTTGGTGCACCACACCTACTAGATGACATTATATAA